A region of the Callithrix jacchus isolate 240 chromosome 5, calJac240_pri, whole genome shotgun sequence genome:
cagcctcccaagtagctgggacacaccaccatacctaatttttttatatttgcagagatggggtctcactatgttgccctgactggtctcaaactcctgtgctcaagcaatcctcctccctcagccttccaaagtgctgggattataagcatgaaccaccattcctggcctgggGGACTTCCAGTTTCATGCCTTAAGACACACTTCAGAATTCAGGAGACCCCATGCTCCCTGGTTCTTGTGATTTCTCCCAACGGTGGGAGGCAAGCTCACCCAGGGCCAGCCTCTCCATTCCCTCTCACAGGACCCACCTCGTAGGCCTGGACATGTCCAGAGAAGAGGCTGCTTCCTTGGATGGTCTCGTCTCCAGCCAGGTCAATGGCCACCACGGTCTGCTGCTGGTACTTCTTACACAGCTCCACCACCTCAGGGGACCAGTCTGTGGGCAAGGTGCCCACCCAGGCTCTATGATCAGCACCATGGAGAGACCTCCCTGCCCACCTACCTGCTGTCCTACCCAACCCCCCCACCACCTGCCTGCTGTCCTACCcaacccccccaccacccccccaTGGGAGACCAACACATAACAGAGCTCAGTGTCTTCAAATCCTGTGCTACGTCCTAACCACATGGCCTGCGGAAAACTGCTATGTAGCGCCTCAGTTTCCACCCTTTTCAGAAAGAACACTGCCAGCTACTGCACAGGGTCGTGGCAAGGCTTTGCCGAGGCCATGTGTGTAAAGCACCACCGACAGGGTCTGAGCTCAGTAAATGACACACAGACCCTTCTCTCACCTGTGTTTCCAACAGTGCTCATGGTAGGCTTACTCCCATgcgcagatgaggaaatgaaggacGGTGTAACTTGTCGTCTAAGACAGAACTTGTGAGTACTATGAGGCATATTGCTAATGTATTATTTACTCTTAATAAAGTTATTACAAAgtgtttaaaaaagaatgaacacagGCTTTGGAACTAGATGTCCCTGGATGCAAATCCAGGGTTCATGCCTTCCAAGAGGCTGCACCTCACTCcccctcaatttcctcatctgtcaaatgggaataaGCAATGGTAGTTCTACTATACAGCCTGCTGTAAGGATTAGAGGAGATGCGTGCAGGTAGCTTTGGTTCTCACTAATCCTGGGGGTAAAGGAATGAGGTAAGTGTGATCATCTCCTTATGACAGTGCACAACTGAGGTGTCTCAGTGCACAACCAGAGTTGGTGTgacctgcccaaagtcacacagtgagGCTGTGCACCACGAGGCACAAACTTGAGATCAGAAATCTGGGAAATCAGACCTATTCATGATTTCTGTGGCCCAGACAGGATGGGGCCTGGTCCACGGGGTCTCAAGGGAGGAACATGGGCTGATTAGAATCTGGCctagatttttgttttcaatagtTGACCTCCTATTTGGTGTTGAGTTTCCAGCAGGGTGGCTATAAAGGCATGGCATCCCTGGAGAGAAAAGTATGTCTCTAGGAAGTTCTGAGCCTGCCTAGGAGGTCTCCAGTCATTTCAGGAAGCCCCGAGTTCCTGACAGTGGGCTCCAGGGGACACCATGGGGGTGTGGGGCACAGGGGAGGTCAGGTCATGGGGGTGCTAGGCCAGGAGGTCAGGACCAGGGTCAGGCGGGCAGCCCTGGGCAGGGCGGTGATCCTACTCACTGGGCTCGTGGCGCATGCAGCACAGGATGGACCGGGTCTTGACCCCGAAGTCTCGCTCCCCCTCCTGCAGGCCCTGGCCCACTAGGGCCACCACCTCGTCTGGGGTGAGGTCCCCTCTGTGTGGGGAGAGGAGTAGGGATGGGCCTGAGGCAAAGGGAAGGCCAAAGGGCAGCTTTGGGACTgggacagaggaggaagaggaggctctGGGGAGGACCCTCATCCCGCACTGACCCACTGCCTCAGAGGAAAGACTGGCAGAGACACCCCCAAGCCCTAGCATGTCCCTTCTGGCCCTTATAGCATCTGGGTGCCCCTCGATCTTAGTGGGAGGTGTGTGGTGTCCACACAGCCCTCCTCACCCCCATAGGGAGAGCATTGCTAAGCTTGGGACTGGCATGACGTTCACTCTCTATATGTGTCAGAATCATGGCTCAGAAAATGGGGCAGGGTGGTTCTGTGATACCACTTAGGGATCTGTGGGGGTCCAGGCAGGGGGCTGGAAATGGGCCAGACTCACTCCAGTTATGAAGTTAGAGCAGGACCTTTAGAAGTTGCTGGCTAAGCAGGTTAACATTCCTGGACAGCAGGCCTGTGGCCAGAGCTGTGGGTTGCAAGACACAGCCAAACACTTGTGCCCAAGGTAAGAGTACAATTCCAAAGCGAGATTGGAACCACGTCTCTTGTGACAGTTAAACCCATCTTTCTGAGCCCATGGACCAGACTAGGGGCAGGGGCAAGAGCAAGGTCTTGCTTGGGTCAGGGACCAGCAGTTTGCCCTACCAGACTCAGGGCCTCCCAGCCACACCCTCAGCACTGCTCTTCCTGGGCCATCACTCACTCAGCCTGGTTCCAGGGGATTGGCTCCACTTTGGAGTTGGCCAGCAGGTGCGGGCTATAGCGCACCTCCACGTACACCACGCCCTCTTTGGCCTTTGTCTCTACAAACTCATAGGCAATCCTTTTGATAGCCTCCCGGCAGCCcctgggaagggaagaaaggcgTTGGAAACAACATTCCCTAAGTCTCTTGGGAGCTCTGGGAGCAAATGACGTCCCCAAACCTTGGCAGATGATTAAACCCACTTCTGGCCCTTCCTCATCCCCCAGACCCAAGCTCTGGGCATCCACTGGATAAGATCCCAGACACTGGGCAAGTCCTATGAGCTCTACTTCGGAAGTGCGTTACAGTTCTCACCCTTCTGTCCTGGCTTGAATCATGCCATCTCTAACTGGCCTCCCTGTCTCCATGCTGGCCTCTGTCATCCTGTTTTTCACCCAGCACCTGAGACAATCTTTTAAGAAGGTAAATCAAAGCATATCACTTCTCCCCTCCAAGCCCCAATAGCTTCCTGCCACAGAGAATGAAATTGCAACTCCCAGATCCCACCCAAAGGCATGCATCCTCCAGGCCTCGACAGCCTCCCCTACCTTCCTTCTCGCTCATTCCCCGAGGCCACCAGAGCCTTCTTTCTATCTAAGGACAGTCAAGCTTGTTGCCACTCCAGGCCTTTGCGTCTGCAGGCCTGCTCTTCCCTGATACTGTCCCACACTGTGTCTCTCTCCAGTCCCCTGGTTTAGAGCCAGCTCAAGcttcacctcctcagagaggccttccctgaccactttATCTTTTtatggagatagagtcttgctctgttgctcaggctggagtcagtggcgcaatttcagctcactgcaacctctgcctctcaggttcaagtgattctcgtgcctcagcctctgtagctgggattatagacgcacaccaacatacccagctaatatttgtatttttagtagagatagggtttcgctatgttggccaggctggtctcgaactcctgagctcaggtgatctacccaacccgtctcagcctcccaaagtgctgggattatagacgtgagccaccgcgcccagccagactgccttatccttttttttttttttttttttttgagacagagtcttgctctgttgaccaggctggagtgcagtggtatgatctcagctcaccgcaacctctgcctcctgggttcaagtgattctcctatctcagcctcccaagtagctgggaatacaggtgcgtgccaccacgcctgactaatttttatatttttagtagagatgggttttcaccgtcttagccatgctggtctcaatctcctgacctcgtgatctgcctgcctcagcctcctaaagtgctgggattacatgcatgagccaccgggtACGCCCGGCCCAGACCGCCTTAAAATGACCCCTCCACCATTCTCTGGGGCTTTTACTCCCAGGTCCTTATCACCACTCAGCACTGTGTGTCATATGACTTCTCAGCCAGTTTGCAGTATCTCCTACTAGAATGCAGTCTCCATGTGGCAAGGACTCCTCTGTCTTGTCACAGCTGTGACCTCTCAGCTAAGGACCGTGCCTAGGACAGAGTAGCCAAATATTTGTTGGTGATGGAGATAAGGCTGGCAGGGAAGAGAAGTAAGAGAAAAGGACACAGCTGGACAAGTCCAGAGGGACGCTTGGATGGGGGGACACCCAGGATATAGTCATGGACTTGAACCCTTGTACCCACACCTATCTGCTGTGTGGCCCCTGCTTAGTCACCCTCTGTCACGTACATCAAAGAGTTATTGTGGGGACAAAGGAATCAAACTTCTTCAACCCCTCCCAGGCATGGAGCAGAGCAGACACATGCTcaaacattttggttttgattacTGCGTCTTTGCTCCAGAAGCAAGGCACTAATTGGCCTGTCAGGGCCACTGTGTTGATTACATGACGGTGGACTCGGTGAAGAGTGAAAATGAAGTGGTTACTAGAATTCGTGAGGGAGACACACAGTACCGGGAGGGCCCAGCACGGGAAGAAAGTGCCCTGCCCCAGGGCAGAGCAGCCACTCTCAGAAGAAGGCGTCATGTGAAGTTCTCGAATCTCCAGGATGAGGatggaggccgggtgtggtgacttacacctgtaatcccagcactttgggaggctgaggtgggtggatcacttgaggtcaggagttcgagatcagcctggcaaacatggtaaaaccccatctctactaaaaatacaaaataatgagcagggcatgatggtgggtgcctgtaatcccagctacctgggaggcagaagcaggagaatcccttaaactgggaggtgaaggttgcagtgagccgagatagtgccattgcactccagcctgggagacagagcaagacactgtctcaatgaatgaatgaatgcatcatTGAATTTCTCTGTAGCACTTGCCCATACCCCTTCTGGGCCTTTTCAGTACCTAGCAATGCTCCCCAGTGACTCcagacaggaaaaaagaaaaagcctttgagAGAATCTTCGTGCCTCTTCCCGCCCCCATCTCACATTCAGGCCTCCCCTCTGCTCACAATACAAGGCCCTAAACTAAGAGATAGATGGGCCAGTTTCAAGCCCTATATTGTTTTTGACCCTGTgtcttcctgggcctcagtttacttcTACCAGAGGGCTCGAACTTCATCCAACATCTGTGGATGGTGGCAAGGAAGTCAGGGGAGGTCAAGCCCGAAAGGCCAGGCAGCTTCAGATGAGACAGTGGCTGACAGCCTGCCCAGCGCAGGCCTTCAGGGATGGGACTCTTCTGTTTCAAGGATAGAGAGGTAGAACCTGCCTGTAGGGTGGCGTGTCCCCATGACATGCCTCAGTGTGTACAGAAGCTCCACCTACACGTGTGTCTCACTGTGGCAGTGTCTCTAGGAGACACATCAGGTACCCCAGGGAGGCAGCATGGGTGCGCCTGTGCATCTGCCCACCAGGGCCAAGGATAAGGGCAGTCGGTACCTTCCAGGCTGAGCGCAAAGGCTTCTGCACCACATCTTCTGCACCCTGCACACATCTTCCTTCCCCAGGACTCCTCATTTCTGTCCCAGCCAGTGGCCTCCATCTGTCTCAAAGACTTGGTTCACCGGTCTCCAACAATCTGTACTTGGCCCAGCCTCCAAACCATCCCTGCATCGAGCTCTCTGGACGAGATCACACACCCTCTCCGTTCCTCAAGGCCCAGCCTGCttttcctcttccaggaagccttccccaaGTGCCCCCGGCCCCTCTACCTTTCCCCCTCCTGAGCTCCTGCAGCAGTGACTGCCAAGGCCAAACTCTTGCCTGCCTCATGCCAGGAAGCTTAAAGTGGCACTAGGGCAAGTATCTGGGCTTCACCCCTTGCCAGCTGCATGGTCCTGGGTGAGCTCTGTTACTtccctgagcctccatttcctcatctgcaaacgAAGATTGTGTCTACCTTATAGGACCGTTGACAGCTACAAAAGGTGAGTGTCATGCTGGAGATATTCTGCGGTTAAGAAATGGAAGCCATGACAGCTGATCTAACAGTGCCTGTCAGTAAAGGTTGCCGTTTTCTTCAAAGCAAGAGGGGGCGGCCTGAGGACAGTGCTGGGCCTGGTCCAACTCCAGCctgtgaggcaggaagatcacaagcCCTAGTGTAGAGATGAGGGAAATGAGGCCCAGAAAGGGTAATTTTATCCAATGTCATAGTTATTTTGTGAAAGTCTAATACTaggatctgttttctttcttccttcctttcttcctttgagacagagcctcactctgtggcccaggctggagtgcaatggcatgatctcgacttactgcaacctctgcctcccaggttcaagagattctcctgcctcagcctcccaagtagctgggattacaggcatgcaccaccatgcctggctaatttttttatttttagtagagacagagtttcaccatgttggccaggctggtctccagctcctgacctcaagtgatcctcctgccttggcctcccaaagtgctgggattacaggcatgagccaccacgcctggccagatcTGTGTTCTTAACTCTTATATTCTGCCATTTGTCTGTAGAAGCTAAAGCAATTTCAGCCTATCACATGCACATCTCAGAAGGCAAGACTGAAGCCTAAAGGCACTGGAGAGACTCACTAAGTGTATACAATGGTGAGAAAGCCAGTCAGGGTCCCAGAGCTCCTTCTCCGGCCCCCACAGGCTGAGGGACAGGCCTGGTCCTAGTCATAGGAATTGATGCTGCCCCAGGACCTGCAGGTTGGGGGCAACTCACGCGATAGCTGGCATGTAGTACTCAAACTTGGCCAGGAAGCCTGGGAGGGAGAGCGGCTTGTCCATGCCGATGATGTTCTGTAGCCCCTCTGCTGTGTTAGCTGGGAGGGTGATCCCTCTCCTCCTGGAAACAAAACAGTGACTAGTAGACCAACCCGGGGCAGGATCCAACCAGCCTGATAGTCCAGATGGAGCAAACTCAGGAGCACCAGCCTCCTTGCAGGACCACAGCAGGAGACATGGGGATCTCCCAGTCCAGCTGTTCCCATTgaccagatggggaaactgagaacCAGGACCAGAATTCTTCCAGCACCCTCTGCCCCAAATGCACAAGTCAGCAAatctcttgaactcccgacctcaggtgatccgcccaccttggcctccaaagtgcttggattacaggcatgagccactgcgcccagccacaagtCAGCAAATCTCAAGGGGGATAAACAGGTtgaagttgtgtgtgtgtatgcacatgcatacatacatggaCGCCTGTGTACGCACCCCCTCCATATCCCTGGTGGACGGATGCTTGGAGACAAGGAAAGTACAAGGCAAGCTCATGATTTCCTCATCAGCCCCAGGAGCTGGCACAGCCAGCTGGTACTATGCCCAGTCTGGGGTTATCAGGGGCAGTAACTGCAGCATCACAATTCCCAGGGTAGAGGCAGGCGTCAGGATTTCCGTCCTCCGCCCTCCAACTGGCTGGCATATCAGAGGCTTGCCTGGCCCAGTGCACTGGGAGAGGGCTGGTGGAAGCTCAGGGGAAGGGCCCATTGGGCCGCCATCCAGCTCAgacctctctcccttccctgtccACAGTCCCCACAGTGGGCTGGACTATAGCAGCACTTAGTAAGGGTGTGCTGGAAACAGCCCCCCTGGCTTGGACCTCCATTTCTTCCCAAGCTTCTCAGCCTCCCCTCCCAGCTCTGGAAAGCAGGGTGAGAGCTCGGAGGGGGCttcctcctttctgttttttgagatggagtttcgctctttcccCCAGgtgtgagtgcagtggtgtgatcttagctctctgcaacctctgcctcctgggttcaagcaattctgcctcagtctcctgagtagctgggactacagatgcacaccaagcccagctaattttcatatttttagtagagacagggtttcaccatgttggccaggacatcctgacctcctgaccttgtgatctgcctgccttggcctcccaaagtgctgggattccaggcgtgagccactgtgcccagctggcttCCTCCCTTCTGTACacactcctgcctcctcctcctatCCCGGCTCTGCTCCAGCTCACAAGGtcaccctgagcctcagttttcccttttttttttttttttaaagataaaagggACAGCTAGAGAACACCAGAAATTAAGAAATGCTTCTAACATGAGGGACAAAACGAGAATAGACAAAAAACACTTTGAGGAAACAATGCAGAGAATAGACAAAAACCTAAgaaccaaaacagaaaataaatgagtatcCTCAAAGAGATGAGAAGACATCACATCCGTGAAACAAGGGAACATTCAGAACATAAGAAAGAGCTCTCAAATTTAAAAGaggtatatctatgtaacaaacctgcacgagctacacatgtacccagaacttaaagtaaaataaataaatagaggatATGGTAGCAACCGTCCGAATGTAATAAAAGAACTGGAAGCTAAAAGTGAAGAAATCCTCCACAAAGTAGAACAAAAAGGCAAGATGATGAAAAATAGGAGTAAACAGTTAAGAACATGAGAAGATTAAATCAGGAGGGCCAAGCATCCAATTATCCACaaagcaagaacagaaaaataggaGTAAACAGTTAAGAAAATGATAAGATTAAATCAGGAGGGCCAAGCATCCAATTATCCACaaagcaagaacagaaaaataggaGGCTGggcggagtggctcacacctgtaatcccggtactttgggaagccaaggcaggcagatggcttaagcccaggagttcaagatcagactgggtaacatggtaaaaccccttcaaaacacaaaaattcaccaggtgtgtggcacacacctgtagtctcagctgctcgggagtctgaggtaggagatcacctgagcctgggaagtcaaggctgcagtgggccaagatcgcaccactgcatgccagcctgggcaacaaagcaagactctgtctcaaaaaaaaaaaaaaaatttatatatatatgtatgtttccctacataaatgttttctaaacCCCTTGAGTGTGCTCCCTTCCCTGTTAGCCCCAGTCCCCAAGAGCGCACAGAGGGTACCACCAAGGAGTCACCCTGGTGCCCATCAGCCTGCCAGTCAGCCCACCATGGCTCCCTAGCTGCTCCAATCCCTCTGAGATCCTTGGGGGAAATGGTACCCCAGTACAGCACTGGCACTCCCGCTGCTGGCCAGCTGCCCCAGTCACCCTTGCAAGGCTTTGCCCAGTAACTGTGGCCCCTGAAGAACCTGTACCAGTTGTCAAACACTGTTTTGGATATCACTCTGAGAATTATTGAGTAAAGGCAGGGAGATGACACTAGGGCTCTGGCTTC
Encoded here:
- the ADA gene encoding adenosine deaminase isoform X8, with translation MAQTPAFDKPKVELHVHLDGAIKPETILYYGRRRGITLPANTAEGLQNIIGMDKPLSLPGFLAKFEYYMPAIAGCREAIKRIAYEFVETKAKEGVVYVEVRYSPHLLANSKVEPIPWNQAEGDLTPDEVVALVGQGLQEGERDFGVKTRSILCCMRHEPNWSPEVVELCKKYQQQTVVAIDLAGDETIQGSSLFSGHVQAYEAVDILKTERLGHGYRTLEDQALYDRLRQANMHFEICPWSSYLTGAWKPDTEHAVVRLRNDQANYSLNTDDPLIFKSTLDTDYQMTKRDMGFTEEEFKRLNINAAKSSFLPEDEKRELLDLLYKAYGMTPSASAGQHH